One window from the genome of Nicotiana sylvestris chromosome 9, ASM39365v2, whole genome shotgun sequence encodes:
- the LOC104223736 gene encoding receptor-like serine/threonine-protein kinase SD1-8 — MRNINSKKHHFYQYCFFSLLISQILLPILALPTDTITTTNPLTINQTLVSKEKKFKLGFFNPGGPNSDKWYIGIWYNEIQDSTIVWVGNRNNPVTNSSSHFLKISQNGNLVLVDGAGNSIWSANQESETAAKNTVIAQLLDSGNLVVRHENDENEENYLWQSFDYPTDTLLPGMKLGWDMKSGLNRNITSWKSPFDPASGNYTFKLDINGLPEAFLTNKDDIFYRSGPWNGVGFSGVPEMKPTEIMAFEFQMKKDQVYYTFQVLDKKICSRLLVKHNGFLERYTWISTSNIWNRFWYAPKDQCDFYEECGVSGICNANLSPVCKCLVGYKPKNQVAWDLRDGSDGCVRYHDLECETDVFNTLKNMKLPETSSSFVDTTMNLDECKKKCRYNCSCTAYSTANITGAGSGCVIWTTELVDMRQYSAAEGGQVLYVRVASSDAAQSGSVGSGDGSGKTKRIAMATGITAGVVLLLVGVVTIRLLSKRRKLQGPILRKKTEQGGSNQRSQDLLVNTAIIPSKREISSETSADECELPLFDLSALAVATEDFSDANKLGQGGFGCVYKGIIDEGQEIAVKRLSKNSGQGVEEFKNELRLIARLQHRNLVRLLGCCVEMEEKMLIYEYMENKSLDSILFNKQKSLLLDWQRRFNIICGIARGLLYLHQDSRFRIIHRDLKASNILLDKEMNPKISDFGMARIFGGDETEGNTKRVVGTYGYMSPEYAMDGLFSVKSDVFSFGVLVLEIVTGKKNRGFYYQNNQRNLLGHAWRLWREGTASELLDTAVGESFSPCEVMRCIQVGLLCVQEQAEDRPNMATVVLMLGSESATLPQPKHPGFCLGRRPVDEHSETIYEETCTVNQVTVTMLDAR; from the exons ATGAGAAACATTAACAGCAAAAAACACCATTTTTACCAATATTGCTTCTTCTCACTTCTAATTTCACAAATTCTTCTACCAATTCTTGCATTACCAACTGATACAATTACTACTACGAATCCCCTTACCATAAATCAAACCTTAGtctcaaaagaaaaaaagttcAAATTAGGTTTCTTTAATCCAGGTGGTCCAAATTCAGACAAATGGTATATAGGAATATGGTACAATGAAATTCAAGATTCAACTATTGTTTGGGTTGGTAATAGAAACAACCCTGTAACAAATTCATCAtctcattttttaaaaattagccAAAATGGAAATCTTGTTTTAGTCGATGGAGCTGGAAATTCTATTTGGTCAGCAAATCAAGAATCTGAAACTGCGGCGAAAAACACAGTAATTGCTCAGCTTCTTGATTCTGGAAACCTTGTTGTTCGACATGAGaatgatgaaaatgaagagaaTTATTTATGGCAGAGTTTTGATTATCCTACGGATACTTTATTACCAGGAATGAAACTTGGATGGGATATGAAAAGTGGGTTAAATAGGAATATAACATCTTGGAAATCTCCATTTGATCCAGCTTCTGGAAATTATACATTTAAACTTGATATAAATGGATTGCCAGAAGCTTTTTTGACAAATAAAGATGATATTTTTTATAGAAGTGGACCTTGGAATGGAGTTGGATTTAGTGGTGTTCCTGAAATGAAACCAACTGAGATTATGGCATTTGAGTTTCAAATGAAGAAAGATCAAGTTTACTACACATTTCAG GTACTTGACAAGAAAATATGCTCAAGATTGTTAGTGAAACATAATGGGTTTTTAGAGAGGTATACTTGGATTTCGACTAGTAATATTTGGAACAGGTTCTGGTACGCACCAAAAGACCAATGTGATTTTTACGAAGAGTGTGGGGTATCGGGAATTTGTAACGCGAATCTTTCGCCAGTATGCAAATGTCTAGTGGGATACAAGCCTAAAAATCAAGTGGCATGGGATTTAAGAGATGGATCAGATGGATGTGTTAGATATCATGATTTAGAGTGCGAAACTGATGTTTTTAACACATTAAAGAACATGAAATTGCCAGAGACTTCGAGTTCGTTTGTCGATACAACGATGAATTTGGATGAATGTAAAAAAAAGTGTAGGTACAACTGTTCTTGCACGGCGTACTCCACCGCGAATATTACTGGGGCTGGTTCTGGTTGTGTGATTTGGACAACTGAACTTGTTGACATGAGGCAGTATTCAGCGGCAGAAGGTGGCCAAGTTCTCTACGTTAGAGTTGCTTCTTCTGACGCAG CACAAAGTGGAAGTGTGGGATCAGGAGATGGTTCTGGCAAGACGAAGCGAATCGCTATGGCTACTGGAATCACAGCTGGTGTTGTTCTTTTGCTAGTTGGAGTAGTAACCATTCGGTTATTATCAAAAAGAAGGAAATTACAAGGTCCAATATTAAGAAAGAAGACAGAACAAGGAG GCTCTAATCAAAGAAGTCAAGATCTTCTAGTGAATACAGCTATTATTCCAAGTAAAAGAGAGATTTCTAGTGAAACTTCCGCGGACGAATGTGAATTGCCATTATTTGATCTCAGTGCCTTAGCTGTGGCTACAGAAGATTTTTCTGATGCAAATAAGTTAGGCCAGGGCGGTTTTGGTTGCGTTTACAAG GGAATAATAGATGAAGGTCAAGAAATAGCAGTGAAAAGGCTCTCAAAGAATTCAGGCCAAGGAGTAGAGGAATTTAAGAACGAACTACGATTGATCGCTAGACTTCAACACAGAAATCTAGTTCGGCTTCTTGGCTGCTGCGTTGAGATGGAAGAGAAGATGTTGATATACGAATACATGGAAAATAAAAGCTTGGATTCAATCTTATTCA ATAAGCAGAAAAGCTTGTTGCTTGATTGGCAACGGCGATTCAACATTATTTGTGGCATCGCGCGAGGGCTTTTATATCTTCATCAAGATTCAAGATTTCGGATTATACACAGAGACCTTAAAGCAAGCAACATTCTTCTTGACAAGGAAATGAACCCCAAAATATCAGATTTTGGTATGGCAAGAATTTTTGGAGGCGACGAGACTGAAGGAAATACAAAGAGAGTAGTCGGAACCTA TGGTTACATGTCTCCTGAATATGCGATGGACGGTCTCTTCTCTGTTAAATCGGATGTCTTCAGCTTCGGTGTTTTAGTGTTAGAAATAGTAACAGGGAAGAAGAACAGGGGATTTTATTATCAAAACAACCAAAGAAACCTTCTTGGCCAT GCATGGAGATTATGGAGAGAAGGAACAGCTTCAGAACTACTTGATACAGCGGTTGGAGAATCATTTTCTCCATGCGAAGTAATGAGATGTATACAAGTCGGGCTATTGTGTGTTCAGGAGCAAGCAGAAGATAGACCGAATATGGCAACCGTTGTCTTGATGTTAGGGAGTGAAAGCGCAACATTACCTCAACCTAAGCACCCTGGTTTTTGCCTGGGGAGAAGACCGGTTGATGAACACTCGGAAACTATTTACGAAGAAACTTGCACTGTGAATCAAGTTACAGTTACCATGCTTGATGCACGGTAG